The bacterium sequence TGGTATAACGTTGAGTTCCGCGCGATGAAGGGTGAAAAAGTTATTTCTGAAGTAGTTGTAGTGAAAGTAGGTATGGGCGAAATCTTCATCGGAGCAGGGCAATCCAACTCGACGAATTCGGGCGAGGAAACGATTAGCCAGTCAACCGGCATGGTTTCTTCGTTTAGCGGGATTAATTGGCAGCTTTCGGAAGATCCTCAACCGGGATGTATCGACCAAAGCACGGGCGGTAGCTTTTGGCCGGCTTTAGGGGATGAGTTGTTTGAGAAGTATGGAGTGCCGATCGGTGTGGCTCCTACCGGAATGGGGGGAAGCAGCGTTATGCAATGGGAACCCAACGGTGACTGTTTCTCTTGGATGATGACAAGAATTCACCAGTTTGGCAGAGATGGCTTTAGGGCAGTGCTGTGGCATCAAGGCGAGACAGATGTTGAAATGGATAGCCTGGCTTATGTCAAGAGATTGGCTATTGTTATTCGTGAATCAACCAGGCAGGCCGGTTGGGT is a genomic window containing:
- a CDS encoding sialate O-acetylesterase, encoding WYNVEFRAMKGEKVISEVVVVKVGMGEIFIGAGQSNSTNSGEETISQSTGMVSSFSGINWQLSEDPQPGCIDQSTGGSFWPALGDELFEKYGVPIGVAPTGMGGSSVMQWEPNGDCFSWMMTRIHQFGRDGFRAVLWHQGETDVEMDSLAYVKRLAIVIRESTRQAGWVFPWFVAKVSYHSPEMPSRQTTRAAHQMLWDFGIALEGPDTDVLTDDHRDAQGLGIHFSPKGLKAHGKMWAEKVGAYLDMKFSK